The Thermococcus sp. genome contains a region encoding:
- a CDS encoding archaeosine biosynthesis radical SAM protein RaSEA → MTYWTSEDNVAGNPGTALFIILPTIGCYRFRINQACYMCAYPTAAPKVKWSQDAIVDYVREALKKIEGKKGPFAVRMFTSGSFLDNGELKPETRRKIFELLAGREDIEEIVIESRSELVRYNAVKELAEIVPDKHFEVAVGLETANDDIADVSINKGNTFEDFVKAAEITHEAGATVKTYLLLKPIFLSERDGINDVKESITRAEPYTDTFSINITDIQKGTLYERFWGKDEYRPPWLWSAVEVLIWAKRRFPDKRILSDPVGAGSKRGPHNCLTDYDHIIGRAIKKFSATQDLSHLENLKPECREGWSYIVENGLLDWQLVTW, encoded by the coding sequence ATGACCTACTGGACGAGCGAGGACAACGTCGCCGGAAACCCCGGAACGGCGCTCTTCATAATCCTGCCCACGATAGGCTGCTACCGCTTCAGGATCAACCAAGCCTGCTACATGTGCGCCTATCCCACCGCGGCACCGAAGGTTAAGTGGAGTCAGGATGCCATAGTGGACTACGTCAGGGAGGCGCTCAAGAAAATCGAGGGTAAAAAAGGCCCCTTCGCGGTCAGAATGTTCACTTCCGGCTCGTTCCTCGACAACGGAGAGCTCAAACCGGAGACGAGGAGAAAAATCTTCGAACTTCTGGCGGGGAGGGAGGACATTGAGGAAATCGTAATAGAGAGCAGGAGCGAACTTGTGAGATACAATGCCGTCAAGGAGCTGGCTGAAATCGTCCCGGACAAGCATTTTGAGGTGGCGGTAGGCCTCGAAACGGCAAACGACGATATTGCTGACGTATCAATAAACAAGGGGAACACCTTCGAGGACTTTGTTAAGGCCGCGGAGATAACTCACGAAGCCGGGGCAACGGTGAAGACCTACCTCCTCCTCAAGCCCATATTTCTGAGCGAGCGCGACGGCATAAATGACGTCAAGGAGAGCATAACCCGGGCAGAACCCTACACGGACACCTTCTCGATAAACATCACGGACATCCAGAAGGGGACGCTCTATGAGAGGTTCTGGGGAAAGGATGAGTACCGCCCGCCATGGCTATGGAGCGCGGTTGAGGTCCTTATATGGGCCAAAAGGCGCTTCCCTGATAAGAGAATCCTGAGCGACCCCGTTGGGGCCGGTTCGAAACGTGGACCTCACAACTGTCTGACCGACTACGACCACATTATCGGGAGGGCCATCAAAAAGTTCTCGGCCACACAGGATCTGAGCCACCTTGAGAACCTCAAGCCGGAGTGCAGGGAGGGGTGGAGCTACATCGTCGAGAACGGGCTTTTGGACTGGCAACTGGTAACGTGGTAG